The genomic region CTGCTATCCCTCCAGTATTAAAAATATCGTCGAAGGGTAATTCTATCCCTTCAAGAGCATAAGATCCTTTTAGCGTGTAACGTTCTACATCTTTGGTGTGAAAAATCATTCCCAAATCGACCAAACTGGCAGTATACATCCAATTTTCGTTGGGGGAATAGGTAATCCCCAGATCCAATCCCAAGCCTAAATTACCACCAAAAATCGCCCTGCCCTTTAAAATATCATATACGTCCCTTGCCCCATTAACATCGTCTTCCCTTAAAGATGCATAACCAGAAGTCTTCACCTCTACGTCGGATAGCAAAGTGTGACGGTAAAAATTATCCTGCCCCAAAGTGGTGGTAAATATGCCGCTATTTTTTGTGGATGTAAAGTCGATTAAACTGGAATAAATCTTCCCCCGTGCGCCATAGGTAAACTTGTCATTTACTTTTTTCTGAAATCCTAAATGAAAAACGGTTAAGAGCTCCCCTTTTATGCTTAATTGATCTAAACGGAAGGGCACCCCTATATTTGGCGAATTTCCTTCGTAAGCCAAAATTGATAAATCCCTAGGCCAATAATTAAAAAAATCCAATTCCTGATAAGCTCCGAAACTTATAAAGGTATCGCTAAACCTTCCGTCAACTTTAAAGCCCACATTCACTACTTCGATCTGCTCGCTTACACGCTGTACATCATTGCTACTTAAAGTGTAGATTACATTTTCCACTTTGGTATTGAAATCTAAATTATTATCTGCAAAAAGATCGTATACAGAAACGTTGCTGGCTCCCACATTGGCATAAATACCCGACACCAAAGGGATCCCGAAATAAGCCTGTGCCTCTATTTCGGCGGCAGGGTTTACCATTATGGATTGCGGAATGGAATTGAAATTATAGAGCAATTGTTTATTTTGGGCTTTTACCAGTAAACCCGAGAAGAAAGCCAGATATAGAATCCATCGACTAATCTGCATCAATATTCAAAAAAAATGTCCCCGCCGATTTTAGGTATAAGTTGCCAGGGGAATTGCTATCCAATTCGGGATTTCCAGGCTCCAACCCTAATTCAACGGTCAAGTTTTCCATTTGTTTTAAAAGGGCTACCTCGGTAGCATCGAAATTAACAATAGTTCGCACCACATTTTCCTGCCCATTCGATTCCCCCACGTAAATAGGTATTCTCCGCAATTCGTTATCGGCTTCATCCAGTAAAATAATCACAGCGCTAAAAGCACGTTGTATGGTATTGGTGAACTCGAAAGTAAAAGTGGCCTCCATCAAATTTTCTTCCACAAAAGGATCAGAAAACAAATCTAAACGGGTAGTTTCTTCAATTTCCCCACCTAAATCGTTGTTGGTAATTTCACCAAGGGTAGATGCTTTTAAATCGAAATAGAGAATGCTCACTTCGACAACAGGCTCGATGGCAAATTCGTCCGCTTGATCAAAATCTACGTCCCTTACACAGGAAGCCATGAGTAATAAAATTACCGAAAGGGAGAATAGTTTAAAGAGCTTGGCCAGTTGTAACATGCAAATAAAACGTATAAAACAATAAGAAATTGCTTTCTAAATATACTCTTTTATTTGCTTTAATTCTTTAATAACCGGAGTATTAACGTTATAACAATCATTAGTTGAGCCGTAGAGCAAAGCATGCATCCCTACGCTTTGAGCCCCCAAAAAATCGGCTTCATAGCTATCGCCTATCATCAAAGCATTTTGAGGTTTTACTTTTGCCATGCCCATCGCCTTTTCAAAAATAAGCGGATTTGGTTTTTTGACCCCTGCCAATTCGGAATTCATAACCACTTCAAAATAATGGGCAATATTGGAATTTTCTAATTTTCCCTGCTGAACTTCCGCAAAACCGTTGGTAATAATATGGAGCTTATACTTTGGGGACAAATAATCCAACGTTTCTATCGAGTCTGAAAACAAATGGTTAAATGTCGTTAAGTATTTAATATATTCTTCTGATAATTTGAAAATCTGATCGTTACTAATATTCAGGGCCATGGCATCGAATGTAGATTTCAGGCGCTCGTATCGCAAATCTTCCTTCGAGATCTCATCCTTACTGTACATTTCCCAAAGTTTAAAATTTATAGGAACGTAGACTTTCAAAAAATCCTCTAAATTAAGCTCCAAAGAATTATCCTTAAAAATCTTAGCATAGGTAAGTTTGGAGTTTTTTTCAAAATCCCATAAGGTGTGGTCTAAATCGAAAAAAACATCTGTTATCCCTTCATTTTTCCATTTCATTTTTCTTCATTCATTTTTAAGAAATTCACATAAAGCTCTTTCCAAGCATTTCGGTCATTTCCATTTAATACTTCGTTGGAAAATACCACATTAAAACTCCCCCTTACTTCCCTTACTTGCGCCGAGAGCTCTTCAATTTTCTCCTGCGCTTTCTTCAGACTTTTATATTTGTACAGCGCTGTATATTGTACACAAAAGGAATTTACCTGAATGGGGATTTGCTCTTCAAAACTAATATCGTAAAAATAGAAAGGGCTACAGGTACCCGCCCTAAAACCGAGCTCTCGGGTATAGCCCATGGTGTAATCTTCATTAAACCCAGCATCGACCATCATTCGATATGTATCTGGAATATTGAGCCTATTAAACCGTTGCCGAACCCTTTTTACAGGACGATTGATAAAACCGATAAGCCTTTTTCTTTCTTTTTTCAGACTCGCCAAATCATTTAAAGATTTATAGGAAGCCATTAACGAAACAATGCTATAATCTGCTACAGATTTTACCAAAGAACGGAATTTAGGGTTGATCACAGAAATATTCTTATCGTACGTAGAATAATCTGCCATCAAGAAAAAGAAAATGGTAGGCACTTTATACCTTTTATGGAGGGCTGTTACGGCATCGTAAAAATCCAACGGATCTTTCTTAAACCGTAACAATACTAGATATCGCTCCAGCAACTTTCGTATCCTCAAGTGGGCAAGATCGATTATGGTGCCGCCCATGGTGCGCATAAAACCCTTTTTTAAGTAGGCATAGGCCACACCAATATCCATTATGGACGTTTGTTGGTATTTTTTCTTCGGAAACTCCAAATCTGGAAATCTTCGCTGTATGGCAATACGCAGTTTTTTCACCCAAATATCCACCACGGGGATTTCCAGAAAACCAGATTGGAATCCGAGGCTCTCTTCCACGGGAAATCTGCCGTGCTCATCTTTTACATGGGGCAAATACTCTTCGTAACGGCTCAATAAATAAAAACTAGCCGCAAACACATCAAAAGGGATCGCACATTTATCGGTAGTTGGAAAAAAACTGGGCGTTCCTTCCCATTGATGAATGTTAATCTCTACATCTGATATTCCTTGCTCAAAAAGAAGTTCGTGACTTTTAACAAAAAACTCATTTTGTAATGGTTGTTTGGTATATGTGATTTTCGGACCGTTATGCGCAATAAAATCTTCCACCTTAGTGGTTATACTAATTTCCACACCCAGCATTTTTGTAAAAATATGCCGCATGATATAGGTGAGCCTTGGAGTAACTTTATACGTATAAACTAATAGCATTTTTATAACAATCCTTCGTCTGCAAAGCTAAAGTAAGATTTTTCAGTTACAATAAGATGATCTAGGAGCTTTATATCCATTCCCGAAGCTGCATTTTTAATTTTTTGGGTGATTTCTTTATCTGCTTCACTCGCTACCAAAGTTCCAGATGGGTGATTATGCGCCAAGATCATAGCGGTTGCATTAAGCTCTAAAGCTTGTTTTAATACCAAGCGTACATCTACCAAGGTTCCCGTAATTCCGCCTTTGCTTAATTGCAGGGTTTGTAAAACTGTATTGGAGTTGTTTAAATAGATAATCCAAAATTCTTCGTGGGAAAGTTCCCCAATTTGGGGCTGCATCAATTCGAAAACATGTTGACTACTTTTAATTTTTAATTTCTGAAGCGCTTCTTCCCCTCGCCTTCTCCTACCCAGCTCTAAAGCAGCTATAATGCTAATCGCTTTTGCTTCGCCAATGCCTTTGAATTTTGAAAGTTGGGAAATATTAAGTTTCCCCAGTTCGCTTAGATGATTGTCTACGGAAGCTAATATCCTTTTAGACAATTGTACTGCACTTTCATTTCTACTACCACTGCCTATCAAAATAGCGATGAGTTCTGCATCACTCAAAGAATCTTTTCCTTTGGAAAGCAATTTTTCTCTTGGCCGATCGTCTACACTCCAGTTTTTAATCGAAAAGGATCCCGAATTCTCTTTCACATATTTAAATTTTAGTGGGTTAATTTTAAAATTGAGAACGTTTGCAACTACTTTGCTCTCGCATTAAAAAATTTAAATATCTTTTTCTTGAAGTTATTTTAAAATTTTTTAATACTTATTTTACCTTTTAAAGATAGTAATTTCGATGGAATTACTTTCCTATACATTAGTTTAAGTAGGAAAAGATAACTTTCATTAACAAGTTTAAAAAGGTTAACTTTATAAATAAAATCAACCAATAGACGTTATGAAATCTATTTTTACTGAAGAAGGTTACCAGGCTGTTCAAAATCGTATAAACAGTTTGACACCACAAACCCAGGCTACTTGGGGAAAAATGAGTGTTGCACAAATGATGCATCATTGCCAAAAACCTTTTGCCTTAATGCTGGGAAAGGAAAACATTAAAGTGCCATTTATGGCAAAATTAATGTCTCGTTTCTACAAACCCTTATTGTATAACGACAAGCTACTAAAACAGGGATTGCCAACGGCTAAAGAATTTGTTGTTAAAGACAACCGGGATTTTGAAAAGGAAAAACAACAACTTTTAACCCTAGTGGGGGAAGTCCACAAATTAAAAAGTCAAGAAAAATTTGATCCCCACCCTATTTTTGGCAGTTTCACCAAGGAACAGTGGGGGCAAATGCAGTATAAACACTTAGACCATCATTTGCGGCAGTTCGGGGTTTAATCTACCCAACGTAGAAAATCATTAAAAAAACTAAAACACACCTAATTCTATTTTTTCAGACTACAGTTTGGATTTTATAGCACTCTCATATTATTCCAAACCGCTCATAACTCATCTCCTATTTTAACAATATAAAGGGGATAATTTCTTCGTTTTTAATTGAGAACACTTCATTTAAAAGAAGTCTATTTCTCACAAATAGTATCTTAATAAAAGTTAATTTAACATCTAAAAATGTTAAATAGCATCCTTATTTTGTTAAAGCAAAACAGGATTTCAACGCAATAATTAATTCTTATAACGAAAATATTGTGAGGAATAATGATACTTAATTTCAAATTTCGCTCTTTTACATCCCGAATAAAATGTCCTTAATCTGAACTAAAGTATTTTAAGATTTTCGTTATGAATAAAACTACTTTGAGCTTTGCTGTGATAAAAACGGTCTTTTTTTTAAGCATACTGCTTTGCACTAATAGCCTTTCGGCACAATGCCCGACCGTAACCAATACTACTCAAGACTTTTGCGATATAGATGGCCCGAGAGTAGAAGATCTAGTGGCCACCAATAATGGTGGTGGAATAGCTTGGTTCATCGCTGCCACAGGAGGAAATCCCATTTCTCCGACGACCCCTTTAGCAAATAATGAAACCTATTATGCCGACAACAGCACAGGTAATTGTGGGGCGAGAACAGCCGTAACTGTAAATATTTTTGGACGTCGCCCTACTGGGGTAGATGTAAGGGTAGACAAATGTTCTTCCGACAACAGTACGGTGGCCGATTTGGAGGCTGATGGCGTAAATATCGAATGGTACGATGCCAGAACTGGCGGGAATTTGCTCCCCCCTTCCACGCCGCTTACCGATGGAAGCACCTATTGGGTGCAACAAACCGAAAACGGATGTACCAGTAGAAGAAGCCCAACTACCATACAAATTATAGATCCAGGTGCCCCCACTGGCGATCCCATTCAATTTTTCTGTATTGACCCGGACGGTCAAACTGTATTTACTGTAAACGATTTGAGTGCGAATGGTACGGAAATAAAATGGTACAATTCACAAAATGGTACGGTTCCCTTAGACCCAACTACCCCTCTTATTGAAGGCGAGGACTACTTTGCGACACAAAGCGATTTTCCTTGTGAAAGTGAAGACCGCTATCGAACTGTAGTGGAGTTTGATGATGCTGTGGACGCAGGTGAAAATGGAACCTTAGCTATCTGCGACGACGAAACTGCTTCTTTTAACCTTTTCAATTTTTTACAAGGCACTCCCGATAATGGAGGGACTTGGAGTGGACCTCAACCTACTGCCAACGGAGATCAAGGTACTTTGGATACTTCCTTGCTTTCCGATGGCTCATATAACTTTACGTACACCGTTCTTGGACAAAATGCTTGTCCGGACGAGACTGCAATAGTTACCGTTAATGTTCAAGCTTTACCAGACGCGGGAGGAGATGGAACTGCAATGGTTTGTAGCAGTGACCCACCAGTAAATTTAATCACTTTTTTAGGGGGAACCCCAGACGGTGGAGGGACATGGTCTCCAGCACTTGCAAGTGGAACCGGTGTTTTCGATCCTTCCGTAGATACGCCAGGAATTTACACTTACACTGTTGATCCCACCGCTCCCTGTACTATTCCAGATACCGCGCAAGTAACAATTACGGTTGAAGAAGCTCCTTTTGCCGGAAATAATGGTACTGCGATAATATGCGAAAACGAGACGCCAATTGATTTGTTCTCCTTTTTAGGGGGAACCCCAGACGCTGGAGGGACATGGTCGCCAGCTTTAGCAAGTGGAACCGGTGTTTTCGATCCTAATGTAGATCTGGCTGGTAATTATACCTATACGGTTCCTTCAACTGCCATTTGCCCGGAAGACACCGCCATTGTAAATGTAACTATTGAAGAACCTCCTTATGCAGGAATGGATGGAACCGCAGAGGTTTGCTCTAATGATCCTTCAATCGACTTATTTTCATTGTTATCTGATAATCCTGATACCGGGGGAACATGGTCTCCGTCTTTAGCCAGCGGAACCGGAATATTTAATCCTTCCATAGATCCTGCAGGCACTTATACTTACACCGTAATGGGTGTAGACATGTGCGCAGACGATACCGCTCAAGTAATCATTAATGTGGAGCAAGCTCCAGATGCTGGGCAAGACGCTTCCACTATATTTTGTTTGAATGATTCGCCTATAGATTTATTCACAATTTTAGGAGGTACACCAGAAACTGGTGGAACTTGGTCTCCAGCATTGTCCAGTGGAACAGGCATATTTAATCCCGCCGTAGATCCAGCTGGGGCGTATACCTATACACTTCCTGCTACCGCTCTTTGCGATGAAAGCAGTGCAGTGGTTACCGTAACGTTAGAAACACCTCCAAATGCAGGAACAGATGGTATCGCAGAACTTTGTACGAACGATACTGCTGTTGATTTAATTACCTTTCTGGGAAATAATCCAGATACCGGAGGGACATGGATGCCGGCATTGGCCAGTGGCACCGGAATCTTCGATCCGGCAGTGGATACCAGCAACACTTATACCTATACGGTTTTAGGCGCAAACGCCTGTAGCCAAGATTCATCTACCGTACAAGTAACCGTAGACACCGCGCCTAATGCAGGAAACAACAACACTGTTTCTTATTGTGGCGACGACCCGGCAATCAACCTTTTTGATCTTCTAGGCCCAAATGCTGAAACAGGAGGAACATGGAGCGGACCTTCAAATTTGGAAAATGCTGATTCTGGAACCTTCAATCCAGCTATAAATACTTCTGGAGATTATATCTATACAGTCGCTGGAAATGGTGCATGTAAAGATGCCACCGCATTGGTTTCAGTAACCGTTATAAATCCGCAACCCACCTTAAATGCCAATGGAAATATTTTTTGCGCAGTAGATGCTCGAACTATTACTGAACTTTTAGAAAACATCAATCCAGATTTAGGTGGAACTTTAACTGCCTACGACGCTGCAACTGGTGGAACCCCATACGACTTAGGAACTCTTTTGATTGATAATACTACTTATTACATATCGGAAACCGATGTAACTTCGGGATGTGAGACTACAAATCGCTTGGAAGTTACAGTAGTTGTAGAAGACCCTGCCGACCCCATGTTTTCGACAACTGAAGTTGATTTCTGTTTGATCGCCCAACCTATTGTTGAAAACTTAAGCAGCTTTGTAACCAATGCGAGTTCTCTTGTGTGGTTTGATGCTCCAGACAGCAATACTCCAATAGCAAATGATGACCCACTAACTACGATGACTTACTTCGCAGCCAGTCAAGGTGCCAACGGATGTTTAAGCGCTAACAGAATTGCATTGAACGTTATTGTTACCGACAACCCTGCTCCGGATATCGAGGAGGATGGCAATCTATTTTGCGGGGTGACTAATCCTACTTTAGAAGATTTAGAAAACAATTTAATCTACGATTCTTCTTTGAGTATTTTATGGTTTGATGCTCCCGTAAACGGAAATGAATTACCTACTACCACCCTACTTGAAAATGGGCAAACCTATTATGCGGCCACTTTCAATGAAGAGAAAGGGTGTGAAAGTTTCGACAGATTGGAAATAACAGTAGACCTAACCGCTTGCGATGGTGATCAATTCCCACTATTTATTCCTGATGGATTCTCACCAAATGCAGATGGCATCAACGATACTTTCGAACTCGTGAACGTACAATTTATTTATCCAGATTACACCATCGAGATTTACAACCGATATGGAAATATCGTTTTTAAAGGCTCCGATAATTTATTTTGGGATGGAACTTCAAACCAAAGCCGAACTATTGGAGACAAAGTGGTGCCGAACGGTGTTTACTTCTACATCATCAACTTTAACAGGGATAATAGAAAGCCACATCAAGGTAAATTATACCTAAACAGATAAAAAATAATGGACTTTAATAACCTACTAATGAGATTTTCAGCCTTGATTTCGTATGCTTTTGAAGCTACTCTACTTCTAGCTTTTTCAGTTTTCCTTAAAAAGACAGATATGCTTTATCAGGTTGCAAAATCTAACAACGAAAAAAATATGTTGTTATTAAAAAGAAAAAGAAAATGAGAACTACTATTCTACCCCTATTCTTGTTCCTATTTATTTGCTTTTCCGCTATGGGGCAACAAGACCCTGCATACACCCAATACATGTATAATTTAAGTGTGGTAAATCCTGCATACGCTACAGGAGATGCCGGTATTCTAAATACTGGCGCACTTTACAGATCTCAATGGGTTGGTGCAGAAGGTGCTCCAAAAACGGGAACTTTCTTTATTCATACGCCCATATCGCAACGCATACAAGTAGGAGGAACTATCGTGCACGATGAAATAGGTGATGGTTGGATAAATGAAGACAATATCTATGCAAATTTCGCTTATATCCTGCAACTCGGTTACGATAGCTATTTATCCCTAGGGATAAACGCAGGAGTAACGCTGTTTAGTACTAGATTTAATGACATCCAGCTCAACTCGGGTGACTTTTCAACGGATCCAGCATTTGCCGAAAATATTTCTGAAACATATCCAAACATAGGAGCTGGTGCATTTTTGTACGGTGATAAATATTATGTAGGATTGTCGGCTCCAAATTTCTTAAACAACAAACATTTGGAAGAACAGGATGGTATAAACAGTTTAGGTTCGGAAGAAATTCACGTATTTTTTACTGGTGGTTATGTATTCGATATTAGTCAAAACGTAAAATTCAAGCCTTCCTTTATGTCACGATTTGTAAGTGGAGCGCCATTGTCTATAGATCTTTCTGCTAATTTCCTATTTAATGAAATGTTTGAAGGCGGCTTGTCTTATAGACTGGATGATGCTGTTAGTGCCATGTTTAACGTAAAGGTAACTCCAAATCTTAGACTCGGATATGCATACGATTATACGACAAGTAATTTGGGTAATTTCAACTCTGGGACGCATGAAGTTTTCGTGCTCTTTAATTTAGATTTCTTAGGCCTCAACCGAGGCTATAACAAATCTCCAAGATTCTTTTAA from Galbibacter sp. BG1 harbors:
- a CDS encoding DUF5723 family protein — its product is MLYNFNSIPQSIMVNPAAEIEAQAYFGIPLVSGIYANVGASNVSVYDLFADNNLDFNTKVENVIYTLSSNDVQRVSEQIEVVNVGFKVDGRFSDTFISFGAYQELDFFNYWPRDLSILAYEGNSPNIGVPFRLDQLSIKGELLTVFHLGFQKKVNDKFTYGARGKIYSSLIDFTSTKNSGIFTTTLGQDNFYRHTLLSDVEVKTSGYASLREDDVNGARDVYDILKGRAIFGGNLGLGLDLGITYSPNENWMYTASLVDLGMIFHTKDVERYTLKGSYALEGIELPFDDIFNTGGIADNWQELVDEIEAAFPRDTITDAYTTMRPLKFNAAGIYKFGNPRRSRDCSCTSSRDGLQNSIGMQLYLENRPKSIETALTAFYSRSFGNALDVKATYTIDKFSKTNIGLGLSTHFANFNFNLLADNLIEYYNLAKANNASVQVGLNYVFPVRD
- a CDS encoding YjjG family noncanonical pyrimidine nucleotidase, which encodes MKWKNEGITDVFFDLDHTLWDFEKNSKLTYAKIFKDNSLELNLEDFLKVYVPINFKLWEMYSKDEISKEDLRYERLKSTFDAMALNISNDQIFKLSEEYIKYLTTFNHLFSDSIETLDYLSPKYKLHIITNGFAEVQQGKLENSNIAHYFEVVMNSELAGVKKPNPLIFEKAMGMAKVKPQNALMIGDSYEADFLGAQSVGMHALLYGSTNDCYNVNTPVIKELKQIKEYI
- a CDS encoding polysaccharide deacetylase family protein, whose product is MLLVYTYKVTPRLTYIMRHIFTKMLGVEISITTKVEDFIAHNGPKITYTKQPLQNEFFVKSHELLFEQGISDVEINIHQWEGTPSFFPTTDKCAIPFDVFAASFYLLSRYEEYLPHVKDEHGRFPVEESLGFQSGFLEIPVVDIWVKKLRIAIQRRFPDLEFPKKKYQQTSIMDIGVAYAYLKKGFMRTMGGTIIDLAHLRIRKLLERYLVLLRFKKDPLDFYDAVTALHKRYKVPTIFFFLMADYSTYDKNISVINPKFRSLVKSVADYSIVSLMASYKSLNDLASLKKERKRLIGFINRPVKRVRQRFNRLNIPDTYRMMVDAGFNEDYTMGYTRELGFRAGTCSPFYFYDISFEEQIPIQVNSFCVQYTALYKYKSLKKAQEKIEELSAQVREVRGSFNVVFSNEVLNGNDRNAWKELYVNFLKMNEEK
- the radC gene encoding RadC family protein gives rise to the protein MKENSGSFSIKNWSVDDRPREKLLSKGKDSLSDAELIAILIGSGSRNESAVQLSKRILASVDNHLSELGKLNISQLSKFKGIGEAKAISIIAALELGRRRRGEEALQKLKIKSSQHVFELMQPQIGELSHEEFWIIYLNNSNTVLQTLQLSKGGITGTLVDVRLVLKQALELNATAMILAHNHPSGTLVASEADKEITQKIKNAASGMDIKLLDHLIVTEKSYFSFADEGLL
- a CDS encoding DUF1569 domain-containing protein, with translation MKSIFTEEGYQAVQNRINSLTPQTQATWGKMSVAQMMHHCQKPFALMLGKENIKVPFMAKLMSRFYKPLLYNDKLLKQGLPTAKEFVVKDNRDFEKEKQQLLTLVGEVHKLKSQEKFDPHPIFGSFTKEQWGQMQYKHLDHHLRQFGV
- a CDS encoding gliding motility-associated C-terminal domain-containing protein, which gives rise to MNKTTLSFAVIKTVFFLSILLCTNSLSAQCPTVTNTTQDFCDIDGPRVEDLVATNNGGGIAWFIAATGGNPISPTTPLANNETYYADNSTGNCGARTAVTVNIFGRRPTGVDVRVDKCSSDNSTVADLEADGVNIEWYDARTGGNLLPPSTPLTDGSTYWVQQTENGCTSRRSPTTIQIIDPGAPTGDPIQFFCIDPDGQTVFTVNDLSANGTEIKWYNSQNGTVPLDPTTPLIEGEDYFATQSDFPCESEDRYRTVVEFDDAVDAGENGTLAICDDETASFNLFNFLQGTPDNGGTWSGPQPTANGDQGTLDTSLLSDGSYNFTYTVLGQNACPDETAIVTVNVQALPDAGGDGTAMVCSSDPPVNLITFLGGTPDGGGTWSPALASGTGVFDPSVDTPGIYTYTVDPTAPCTIPDTAQVTITVEEAPFAGNNGTAIICENETPIDLFSFLGGTPDAGGTWSPALASGTGVFDPNVDLAGNYTYTVPSTAICPEDTAIVNVTIEEPPYAGMDGTAEVCSNDPSIDLFSLLSDNPDTGGTWSPSLASGTGIFNPSIDPAGTYTYTVMGVDMCADDTAQVIINVEQAPDAGQDASTIFCLNDSPIDLFTILGGTPETGGTWSPALSSGTGIFNPAVDPAGAYTYTLPATALCDESSAVVTVTLETPPNAGTDGIAELCTNDTAVDLITFLGNNPDTGGTWMPALASGTGIFDPAVDTSNTYTYTVLGANACSQDSSTVQVTVDTAPNAGNNNTVSYCGDDPAINLFDLLGPNAETGGTWSGPSNLENADSGTFNPAINTSGDYIYTVAGNGACKDATALVSVTVINPQPTLNANGNIFCAVDARTITELLENINPDLGGTLTAYDAATGGTPYDLGTLLIDNTTYYISETDVTSGCETTNRLEVTVVVEDPADPMFSTTEVDFCLIAQPIVENLSSFVTNASSLVWFDAPDSNTPIANDDPLTTMTYFAASQGANGCLSANRIALNVIVTDNPAPDIEEDGNLFCGVTNPTLEDLENNLIYDSSLSILWFDAPVNGNELPTTTLLENGQTYYAATFNEEKGCESFDRLEITVDLTACDGDQFPLFIPDGFSPNADGINDTFELVNVQFIYPDYTIEIYNRYGNIVFKGSDNLFWDGTSNQSRTIGDKVVPNGVYFYIINFNRDNRKPHQGKLYLNR
- a CDS encoding type IX secretion system membrane protein PorP/SprF; its protein translation is MRTTILPLFLFLFICFSAMGQQDPAYTQYMYNLSVVNPAYATGDAGILNTGALYRSQWVGAEGAPKTGTFFIHTPISQRIQVGGTIVHDEIGDGWINEDNIYANFAYILQLGYDSYLSLGINAGVTLFSTRFNDIQLNSGDFSTDPAFAENISETYPNIGAGAFLYGDKYYVGLSAPNFLNNKHLEEQDGINSLGSEEIHVFFTGGYVFDISQNVKFKPSFMSRFVSGAPLSIDLSANFLFNEMFEGGLSYRLDDAVSAMFNVKVTPNLRLGYAYDYTTSNLGNFNSGTHEVFVLFNLDFLGLNRGYNKSPRFF